TTCAGCCTGCGGGTTCTGTATCTCCTTGGTCTCCCTGAAACTCATTATCGACTCGACGATTTCAGGGGTCATCCCGGGAACCGCGAGGAGGACCTCTCTCGGAGCTGCATTGATATTAATGAGGGCGCCGACGGCAGCTCCTGCTGCAGCACCAGGGAACCCTCCGCCAGCGGCCGGTGCGGCACTGGTCGGAATGACCGCGAGAAAGTCGATGAGGCCCCTCTTCTCCGCGTTTCCGTAAAGGATATCGGGCGTCATCCCCTTAACGAGAAGGAGTTCTTCCAAGGTATCAAAGTCGGCGTGCTTTGCCTCGTAAGGGTTGGGAAGAGACTCGTAATATTCGTCACCGGCGCCGTTCAGTCTGTGCATGCCTTTATTAGGGTCTTTCCAGTCCAATATCGAATCCACAATGATATTCACATTGTCTTCCTGAACGCCCATGTTTATCAGGAGTTGTCTTAATATTATAGCATTTCCATCCGAAAGCCCGTTCAGGTTTATCTTCCCCGACTCGTCTATTATCCTGACCGTATAGGACCCGTCACCAATCTGATCGCTATAGGGCGTACCGTCCGTCTTCCATACTTCGAGGCCTTCGAGAATCACCGTCTGACCTTTGTTGACGGTCCTGTAGAAAACCTCCATAATCCCCCTCTCAATTCCCGCCTCTGCAAGGAACCTCTTCTCTATGCCGTCCTTGAAAGACAGGGTGGCGGAGGTCTCGGTTTTTGTCATAAAAGAAAAGGAAAGGACGATGACCATGAGGATGGTCAGGACCCACAATACGAGGAGTAAGGCAATTCCTTCCTGCGAATCCTGCTTCTTCATTTCAAACTTTAACCTAGGCAGGTCCAAAGGGTTTCTTGACCGGCGTTGGCTGCGTCGCGGGCGTCAAGGGTGTAGTGCTACCGGGTGCGGCTTGGGTCGGTGGTGTCGATGCCTTCACCCTCATCGGAATGATTATGGAGAGGTCCCTGGCTCCGTAGAGGAGTCGCACCCGTATCTTTTCGGGCATGCTGTTTTCATCCGTCCACTGCTCTACCCACTCTCCCTCTTCCATCGTCGGATCCTTATAGAAATACTCAAAGGAGATGTCATCAAAGGCTTCGAGGAGCTTCGTTTCTCCGGCCCCGCTCAGACCGATCATGCTTTCCGATGCATACAAGGTCTTCTTTCCCCGGTTGTCGGAGTCTATACTGTATGTCACGGTCACGTATCCCTTCTCGCCCCCCCAGATGGAATAATTCGTGGGGAACTGCAGAGACGTCTTTTCCCCCGTGAACGAATATTTCTTCGTGTCGTTGTCAGTGATGATGAGCGGCATTGCGGACTGTATCTGGTATCCGATAAGAGCGAGGGATGAGCGGATCCTTTCGAGAGATTCTATCTTTCTTTCTCCGGCGTTCACGGAACGGAAACCGAGCCTCATGGCGCCGGTTATGATGAGGATGATAATCCCTATGATCGCGATCGAGACCATGAGTTCCAGGAGAGTGAACCCGGCTGGTCTGCCCGCCAACCTTCCGTTGTCCGCGAGGCGAACATCTTCGCTGTCGGTCTTATCGAAAAGCATTGCTCCGGTTTTCATGCCTCCCTTCATATCTTCTTCTCTACCGTCTTCATCGTCCTCAGCGTGATCGATTTCGTCTTCGCCCCGACCGCCCACGATGTTGTCATCGTTATATCGAGGAGCTTCACCTGGAGG
This DNA window, taken from Thermodesulfovibrionales bacterium, encodes the following:
- a CDS encoding prepilin-type N-terminal cleavage/methylation domain-containing protein gives rise to the protein MKTGAMLFDKTDSEDVRLADNGRLAGRPAGFTLLELMVSIAIIGIIILIITGAMRLGFRSVNAGERKIESLERIRSSLALIGYQIQSAMPLIITDNDTKKYSFTGEKTSLQFPTNYSIWGGEKGYVTVTYSIDSDNRGKKTLYASESMIGLSGAGETKLLEAFDDISFEYFYKDPTMEEGEWVEQWTDENSMPEKIRVRLLYGARDLSIIIPMRVKASTPPTQAAPGSTTPLTPATQPTPVKKPFGPA